One genomic segment of Streptomyces sp. RerS4 includes these proteins:
- a CDS encoding response regulator, which yields MVQKAKILLVDDRPENLLALEAILSALDQTLVRASSGEEALKALLTDDFAVILLDVQMPGMDGFETAAHIKRRERTRDIPIIFLTAINHGPHHTFRGYAAGAVDYISKPFDPWVLRAKVSVFVELYTKNCQLREQASLLRLQLEGGGTNGDGSKETAGLLAELSARLAAVEEQAEALTKQLGEDSAEAAVVATAAHLERKLTGLRRALDALEPGTGGVTPVLPAQG from the coding sequence ATGGTGCAGAAGGCCAAGATCCTCCTGGTCGACGACCGGCCGGAGAATCTGCTGGCGCTGGAGGCCATCCTCTCCGCGCTCGATCAGACACTGGTCCGGGCGTCGTCGGGGGAGGAAGCGCTCAAGGCGCTGCTGACGGACGATTTCGCGGTCATCCTGCTGGATGTCCAGATGCCGGGCATGGACGGGTTCGAGACCGCCGCGCACATCAAGCGGCGCGAGCGGACCCGGGACATCCCGATCATCTTCCTCACCGCGATCAACCACGGTCCGCACCACACCTTCCGCGGGTACGCGGCGGGCGCGGTGGACTACATCTCGAAGCCGTTCGACCCGTGGGTGCTGCGCGCCAAGGTCTCGGTGTTCGTGGAGCTGTACACGAAGAACTGCCAACTGCGCGAGCAGGCCTCCCTGCTGCGCCTCCAGCTGGAGGGCGGCGGGACCAACGGCGACGGCAGCAAGGAGACGGCCGGATTGCTGGCCGAACTCTCCGCGCGGCTCGCGGCGGTGGAGGAGCAGGCGGAGGCGCTGACCAAGCAGCTCGGGGAGGACTCGGCCGAAGCGGCGGTGGTGGCGACGGCCGCCCACCTGGAACGGAAGCTGACGGGACTGCGGCGGGCGTTGGACGCGCTGGAGCCGGGCACCGGCGGGGTCACGCCGGTCCTGCCGGCGCAGGGCTGA
- the rimO gene encoding 30S ribosomal protein S12 methylthiotransferase RimO, translating to MPERRTVALVTLGCARNEVDSEELAGRLAADGWELVEDAADADVAVVNTCGFVEAAKKDSVDALLEANDLKDHGKTQAVVAVGCMAERYGKELAEALPEADGVLGFDDYADISNRLQTILSGGSVEAHTPRDRRKLLPISPAERQRADVALPGHAQTPAEEPAEAPADLPDGLAPASGPRAPLRRRLDKSPVASVKLASGCDRRCSFCAIPSFRGSFISRRPSDVLGETRWLAEQGVKEIMLVSENNTSYGKDLGDIRLLETLLPELAAVDGIERVRVSYLQPAEMRPGLIDVLTSTPKVVPYFDLSFQHSAPDVLRAMRRFGDTDRFLELLDTIRSKAPQAGVRSNFIVGFPGESEADFAELERFLTHARLDAIGVFGYSDEDGTEAVTYDNKLDADTIAERLAHMQRLAEELTSQRAEERIGETLEVLVESVESLDEDGEGAYGRAAHQAPETDGQVVFTDGTGLVPGRIVTAKVVGTLGVDLVAEPLGVDLEEAAG from the coding sequence ATGCCCGAACGCCGTACCGTCGCCCTTGTCACTCTTGGCTGCGCCCGTAACGAGGTGGACTCGGAGGAGCTCGCAGGCCGCTTGGCGGCGGATGGCTGGGAGCTCGTCGAGGACGCCGCCGACGCGGACGTCGCCGTCGTCAACACCTGTGGCTTCGTCGAAGCCGCGAAGAAGGACTCCGTAGACGCCCTGCTGGAAGCCAACGATCTCAAGGATCACGGCAAGACCCAGGCCGTCGTCGCCGTCGGCTGCATGGCCGAGCGCTACGGCAAGGAACTCGCCGAAGCGCTTCCCGAGGCCGACGGAGTCCTCGGTTTCGACGACTACGCCGACATCTCCAACCGCCTCCAGACCATCCTCAGCGGTGGCAGCGTCGAGGCCCACACCCCGCGCGACCGGCGCAAGCTGCTGCCGATCAGCCCCGCCGAGCGCCAGCGGGCCGACGTGGCCCTGCCCGGTCACGCGCAGACCCCCGCCGAGGAGCCGGCCGAGGCCCCCGCCGACCTGCCCGACGGGCTCGCGCCCGCCTCCGGCCCGCGCGCGCCCCTGCGCCGCCGCCTGGACAAGAGCCCGGTCGCCTCGGTCAAGCTCGCCTCCGGCTGCGACCGCCGCTGCTCCTTCTGCGCCATCCCGTCCTTCCGCGGCTCGTTCATCTCGCGCCGCCCCAGTGACGTGCTGGGCGAGACGCGCTGGCTCGCCGAGCAGGGCGTCAAGGAGATCATGCTGGTCTCCGAGAACAACACCTCGTACGGCAAGGACCTCGGCGACATCCGCCTGCTGGAGACGCTGCTGCCCGAGCTGGCCGCCGTCGACGGCATCGAGCGCGTCCGCGTCAGCTACCTCCAGCCCGCCGAGATGCGCCCCGGCCTGATCGACGTCCTGACCTCGACGCCCAAGGTCGTGCCGTACTTCGACCTGTCGTTCCAGCACTCGGCCCCCGACGTGCTGCGCGCCATGCGCCGCTTCGGCGACACCGACCGCTTCCTGGAGCTGCTGGACACCATCCGCTCCAAGGCCCCGCAGGCCGGCGTCCGCTCCAACTTCATCGTCGGCTTCCCCGGCGAGAGCGAGGCGGACTTCGCCGAGCTGGAGCGTTTCCTCACCCACGCCCGCCTCGACGCCATCGGGGTCTTCGGCTACTCCGACGAGGACGGCACCGAGGCCGTCACCTACGACAACAAGCTGGACGCGGACACGATCGCCGAGCGCCTCGCCCACATGCAGCGCCTGGCCGAGGAACTCACCTCGCAGCGCGCCGAGGAGCGGATCGGGGAGACCCTGGAGGTACTCGTCGAGTCGGTCGAGTCCCTCGACGAGGACGGCGAGGGCGCCTACGGGCGCGCCGCCCACCAGGCGCCGGAAACCGACGGCCAGGTCGTCTTCACGGACGGCACGGGCCTGGTCCCGGGGCGTATCGTCACGGCGAAGGTGGTCGGCACCCTCGGTGTGGACCTGGTGGCGGAGCCGCTGGGCGTGGATCTTGAGGAGGCGGCCGGATGA
- the pgsA gene encoding CDP-diacylglycerol--glycerol-3-phosphate 3-phosphatidyltransferase gives MTGVPASAAGGTGRRPVPGAKLGAAAVNQASLWNIANILTMIRLVLVPGFVLLLLADGGYDPVWRAWAWAAFAVAMITDIFDGHLARTYNLVTDFGKIADPIADKAIMGSALICLSLLGDLPWWVTGVILGRELGITLMRFLVIRYGVIPASRGGKLKTLAQGTAVGMYVLALTGPLATLRFWVMALAVVLTVVTGLDYVRQAVVLRRAGLAAERAAR, from the coding sequence ATGACCGGAGTCCCGGCATCTGCGGCGGGCGGGACAGGCCGCCGGCCCGTGCCCGGCGCGAAGCTCGGGGCTGCGGCCGTCAATCAGGCCAGCCTGTGGAACATCGCGAACATCCTGACGATGATCCGGCTCGTCCTCGTGCCGGGATTCGTCCTGCTGCTGCTCGCCGACGGGGGCTATGACCCCGTATGGCGGGCCTGGGCGTGGGCGGCCTTCGCCGTCGCGATGATCACCGACATCTTCGACGGGCACCTGGCCCGGACCTACAACCTGGTCACGGACTTCGGGAAGATCGCCGACCCTATCGCCGACAAGGCGATCATGGGGTCGGCGCTGATCTGTCTGTCGCTGCTGGGAGACCTCCCCTGGTGGGTGACCGGGGTGATCCTCGGGCGGGAGCTCGGGATCACGCTGATGCGCTTCCTGGTGATCCGGTACGGGGTGATCCCGGCCAGTCGGGGCGGCAAGCTCAAGACCCTGGCACAGGGCACGGCGGTGGGCATGTACGTGCTCGCGCTGACCGGGCCGCTGGCGACCCTGCGGTTCTGGGTCATGGCCCTCGCCGTCGTGCTGACCGTCGTCACGGGTCTGGACTACGTACGGCAGGCCGTGGTGCTGCGCCGGGCCGGATTGGCCGCGGAGCGGGCCGCGAGGTGA
- a CDS encoding CinA family protein, with product MAGEVLRLLAESDQTLAVAESLTGGLVAAELTAVPGASRSFRGSVTAYATELKHLVLGVDAGLLAAEGAVNAQVAEEMAVGVRRALGASWGIATTGVAGPDPQDGQPVGTVFVAVAGPAGRKTVRLRLNGSRAEIRRESARTVLELLSSELRENLRGQDTEQNGGI from the coding sequence GTGGCCGGAGAAGTACTGCGGTTGCTCGCGGAGAGTGACCAGACGCTGGCGGTGGCGGAGTCGCTGACCGGTGGGCTGGTGGCCGCCGAGCTGACGGCGGTGCCCGGGGCCTCCCGTTCCTTCCGCGGTTCGGTGACCGCCTACGCCACGGAGCTGAAGCATCTGGTGCTGGGTGTGGACGCGGGCCTGCTGGCCGCCGAAGGCGCGGTGAACGCGCAGGTCGCGGAGGAGATGGCCGTCGGAGTCCGGCGTGCGCTGGGCGCATCGTGGGGGATCGCGACGACGGGAGTGGCCGGTCCCGACCCTCAGGACGGGCAGCCGGTGGGCACGGTTTTCGTGGCCGTGGCGGGGCCGGCGGGCAGGAAAACGGTCCGTCTGCGGTTGAACGGCTCCCGTGCGGAAATCCGTAGGGAGAGTGCACGGACAGTGCTCGAACTCCTCTCGAGCGAACTCCGCGAGAATCTGCGGGGGCAGGATACGGAACAGAACGGGGGGATTTGA
- a CDS encoding helix-turn-helix transcriptional regulator codes for MILLRRLLGDVLRRQRQRQGRTLREVSSSARVSLGYLSEVERGQKEASSELLSAICDALDVRMSELMREVSDELSLAELAQSAAASEPVPAPVRPMLNSVSVASVAGGPERVTIKAPVDAVNVVAA; via the coding sequence ATGATTCTGCTCCGTCGCCTGCTGGGTGACGTGCTGCGTCGGCAGCGCCAGCGCCAGGGCCGTACTCTGCGCGAAGTCTCCTCGTCCGCCCGAGTTTCGCTCGGCTATCTCTCCGAGGTGGAGCGGGGGCAGAAGGAGGCATCCTCCGAGCTGCTCTCCGCGATCTGCGACGCGTTGGACGTACGGATGTCCGAGCTGATGCGCGAAGTCAGTGACGAGCTGTCGCTGGCGGAGCTTGCGCAGTCGGCCGCCGCAAGCGAACCGGTGCCGGCACCGGTGCGCCCGATGCTCAATTCGGTCTCCGTGGCCTCGGTCGCGGGCGGACCCGAGCGGGTGACCATCAAGGCACCCGTGGACGCGGTGAACGTCGTAGCCGCTTGA
- a CDS encoding SDR family NAD(P)-dependent oxidoreductase has translation MPTPTASYDLTGRTALVTGAAGGIGRATARLLAGAGAAVHCADRDERGLAETVALIAGAGGVARAHRLDVTDRAALRAAVTAAGPLDITAAIAGVMHTSSVLDTTDEDLDRILDINFKGVLRTCQEAVRAMIAAGRPGSVITMASGAVDAAQPGLLCYSAAKAAVVQLTKTLATESGPHGIRVNAVAPGWIRTPMTARHSPEVRQRTEAAMVRMSPLGRVGEPEDIAQAVLYLASDASSFMTGQILRPNGGVSMPW, from the coding sequence ATGCCCACACCCACCGCCTCGTACGACCTCACCGGCCGCACCGCGCTCGTCACGGGAGCCGCCGGCGGCATAGGCCGCGCCACCGCCCGACTCCTCGCCGGCGCCGGCGCGGCCGTGCACTGCGCGGACCGCGACGAGCGGGGCCTCGCCGAAACCGTCGCTCTGATCGCCGGTGCCGGCGGCGTCGCCCGCGCCCACCGCCTCGACGTCACCGACCGGGCCGCCCTGCGGGCCGCCGTCACGGCCGCCGGACCCCTCGACATCACCGCCGCCATCGCGGGCGTCATGCACACCAGCAGCGTCCTGGACACCACCGACGAGGACCTCGATCGGATCCTGGACATCAACTTCAAGGGCGTCCTGCGCACCTGCCAGGAAGCCGTCCGCGCCATGATCGCCGCCGGCCGACCCGGCTCGGTGATCACGATGGCCTCCGGCGCCGTGGACGCCGCCCAGCCCGGCCTGCTCTGCTACAGCGCGGCCAAGGCCGCCGTGGTCCAGCTGACCAAGACCCTCGCCACGGAGAGCGGCCCGCACGGCATCCGCGTCAACGCGGTCGCCCCCGGGTGGATCCGTACCCCCATGACCGCCCGCCACAGCCCCGAGGTCCGGCAGCGGACCGAGGCGGCCATGGTCCGCATGTCTCCGCTCGGGCGGGTCGGTGAGCCGGAGGACATCGCGCAAGCGGTTCTCTACCTGGCCTCCGACGCCTCTTCGTTCATGACGGGGCAGATCCTTCGCCCGAACGGGGGAGTCTCGATGCCCTGGTGA
- a CDS encoding DNA-formamidopyrimidine glycosylase family protein: MPEGDSVHRAAARLHAALAGRPLTVTDLRVPRFATADLTGRTTLDVTPRGKHLLARIEGGLTLHSHLRMDGAWHVFAAGQKWHGGPAHEIRAVLATADATAVGYRLPVLELLRTSDEARVVGHLGPDLLGPDWDPARAAANLLADPERPLGEALLDQRNLAGIGNVYKAELCFLAQVTPWTAVGALPDPPATLPRLASAAQRLLAANIGDTGRRGHRNTTGSLRPGQELFVYGRAHRPCLRCGTPIREAPQDDRPTYWCPRCQHGPTP, from the coding sequence GTGCCCGAAGGAGACAGCGTCCACCGCGCGGCGGCCCGCCTGCACGCCGCCCTCGCCGGCAGACCCTTGACCGTCACCGACCTGCGCGTCCCCCGCTTCGCCACCGCCGACCTCACCGGCCGCACCACCCTCGACGTCACCCCGCGCGGCAAGCACCTCCTCGCCCGCATCGAAGGCGGCCTCACCCTCCACAGCCACCTGCGCATGGACGGCGCCTGGCACGTCTTCGCCGCCGGCCAGAAGTGGCACGGCGGCCCCGCCCACGAGATCCGGGCCGTCCTGGCCACCGCCGACGCCACCGCCGTCGGTTACCGCCTCCCCGTCCTGGAACTGCTGCGCACCTCGGACGAGGCCCGCGTCGTGGGCCACCTCGGCCCCGACCTCCTCGGCCCCGACTGGGACCCCGCCCGCGCCGCCGCGAACCTCCTGGCCGACCCCGAGCGCCCCCTCGGCGAGGCCCTGCTCGACCAGCGCAACCTGGCGGGCATCGGCAACGTGTACAAGGCCGAGCTCTGCTTCCTGGCCCAGGTCACCCCCTGGACCGCGGTCGGGGCGCTCCCCGACCCGCCGGCCACCCTCCCACGCCTGGCCTCCGCCGCGCAGCGCCTGCTGGCCGCGAACATCGGCGACACCGGCCGGCGCGGCCACCGCAACACCACCGGCAGCCTCCGCCCCGGCCAAGAGCTGTTCGTCTACGGCCGCGCCCACCGCCCCTGCCTGCGCTGCGGAACCCCGATCCGCGAAGCTCCCCAGGACGACCGCCCCACCTACTGGTGCCCCCGCTGCCAACACGGCCCGACCCCCTGA
- a CDS encoding ATP-dependent helicase: MARSALDSFSPATRSWFSGAFDAPTAAQEGAWAAIGQGSDVLVVAPTGSGKTLAAFLAALDRLASTPPPAEARKRCRVLYVSPLKALAVDVERNLRSPLTGIRQESARLGLPEPDVRVGIRSGDTPPAERRALSTRPPDILITTPESLFLMLTSSAREALAGVETVILDEVHAVAGTKRGAHLALSLERLDELLPRPARRIGLSATVRPVEEVARYLAPRGRVEIVQPPSTKEFDLSVVVPVEDMGELGGSPASEGREGGDRPSIWPQVEERIADLVQAHRSTIVFANSRRLAERLCNRLNEIAYERATGEVLGEGAPPPAEIMAQSGGAQGAPPLLARAHHGSVSKEQRALVEEDLKAGRLPAVVATSSLELGIDMGAVDLVVQVESPPSVASGLQRVGRAGHQVGAVSTGVVFPKYRGDLVQAAVVTERMRVGAIESLRIPSNPLDVLAQQLVAMTAMDTWQLDDLLALVRRAAPFAALPESAFTAVLDMLAGRYPSDAFAELRPRVVWDRVAGTITGRPGAQRLAVTSGGTIPDRGLFGVFLAGSDPKKGGGRVGELDEEMVYESRVGDVFTLGTTSWRIEDITRDRVLVTPAPGVPGRLPFWKGDQLGRPLELGRAVGAFLRELGGLSAEDARLRLLAAGLDAWASENVLAYLAEQREACGHVPDDRTIVVERFRDELGDWRVVVHSPFGAQVHAPWALALGARLAERYGMDAQVMHADDGIVLRLPDADLLGMDLLDHDPAQVAARSFEFDDGQAPLGAADVTFDQGEVAGIVTDQVGGSALFASRFRECAARALLLPRRNPGKRTPLWQQRQRAAQLLQVASEFGSFPIVLEAVRECLQDVFDVPGLTELMGDVEARRVRLVEVTTPEPSPFARSLLFGYVAQFLYEGDSPLAERRAAALSLDSRLLAELLGQAELRELLDAEVLEELERELQWLTDDRRAKDAESVADLLRLLGPLTEAELAARGAEPDWAASLGAARRAIRVRIGGADHWAAVEDAGRLRDALGTALPVGVPEAFTEPVKDPLGDLLARYARTHGPFTTAAVAARFGLGAAVTEGALHRLAAAGRVVQGEFHPAGIGQEWCDAAVLRRLRRRSLAALRQELEPVPPASLATFLPQWQHLGGGLRGIDGLARAVEQLQGAPVPASALERLVLPSRVAGYAPGLLDELTTSGEVVWAGAGALPGKDGWISLYLAEAAPLLLPEPHPLELSELHRAVLDALSGGYGLFFRQLTDAVRARHPEASDLALSTALWDLAWSGRLTNDSLAPLRSLLGSGRTAGATAHRARRTVPRGRYGTLGATVTRSGPPTVSGRWSLLPAPAPDPTHRAHALARTLLDRHGVVTRGAVAAEGVEGGFSAVYRILSAFEDSGQARRGYVVEGLGAAQFAMDGAVDRLRAAERTPPPLAAVVLAAADPANAYGAALPWPEPPAGATHKPGRKAGSLVVLVDGELTLYLERGGKTLLAWPEPGDPRLAAATAALVTASRTGALPTLTVERINAAAALTSPFGSALETAGFHATPRGLRLRD; encoded by the coding sequence ATGGCACGCTCCGCGCTCGACTCGTTCTCTCCCGCGACCCGCTCCTGGTTCTCGGGGGCCTTCGACGCGCCGACGGCCGCGCAGGAGGGCGCCTGGGCCGCGATCGGGCAGGGGTCGGACGTCCTGGTCGTGGCGCCGACCGGCTCCGGCAAGACGCTGGCCGCCTTCCTCGCCGCCCTGGACCGGCTGGCGTCGACCCCGCCGCCCGCCGAGGCGAGGAAGCGCTGCCGGGTGCTGTACGTGTCGCCACTGAAGGCGCTCGCGGTCGACGTGGAGCGCAACCTGCGCAGTCCCCTGACGGGGATCCGGCAGGAGTCGGCGCGGCTCGGTCTGCCCGAGCCCGATGTCCGCGTGGGGATCCGTTCGGGGGACACCCCGCCCGCCGAGCGCCGCGCGCTGTCGACGCGACCGCCGGACATCCTGATCACCACGCCGGAGTCGCTGTTCCTGATGCTGACCTCGTCGGCCCGGGAGGCGCTGGCCGGGGTGGAGACGGTGATCCTGGACGAGGTGCACGCGGTCGCCGGGACCAAGCGGGGCGCCCATCTGGCGTTGTCCCTGGAGCGGTTGGACGAGTTGTTGCCGCGTCCCGCCCGCCGGATCGGCCTGTCGGCGACGGTCCGGCCGGTCGAGGAGGTGGCGCGCTACCTCGCGCCGCGCGGCCGGGTGGAGATCGTGCAGCCGCCGTCCACCAAGGAGTTCGACCTGTCGGTGGTCGTACCCGTGGAGGACATGGGCGAGTTGGGCGGCTCCCCGGCCTCCGAGGGCCGCGAGGGCGGCGACAGGCCGTCGATCTGGCCGCAGGTGGAGGAGCGGATCGCGGATCTCGTCCAGGCGCACCGTTCGACGATCGTGTTCGCCAACTCCCGCCGTCTCGCGGAGCGGCTGTGCAACCGGCTCAACGAGATCGCGTACGAGCGGGCGACGGGCGAGGTCCTCGGCGAGGGGGCGCCGCCGCCCGCCGAGATCATGGCGCAGTCGGGCGGCGCGCAGGGCGCCCCGCCGCTGCTGGCCCGCGCCCACCACGGATCGGTGTCCAAGGAGCAGCGGGCGCTGGTCGAGGAGGATCTGAAGGCGGGCCGGCTGCCGGCCGTGGTGGCGACGTCGAGCCTGGAGCTGGGCATCGACATGGGCGCCGTCGATCTGGTGGTGCAGGTGGAGTCGCCGCCCTCGGTGGCCTCCGGGCTCCAGCGGGTGGGTCGCGCCGGGCACCAGGTGGGCGCGGTCTCCACGGGGGTGGTGTTCCCGAAGTACCGGGGGGACCTGGTGCAGGCGGCGGTGGTCACCGAGCGGATGCGGGTGGGGGCGATCGAGTCGCTGCGCATCCCCTCCAATCCGCTGGACGTGCTGGCCCAGCAGCTCGTCGCGATGACGGCGATGGACACCTGGCAGCTGGACGACCTGCTGGCCCTGGTGCGGCGGGCCGCCCCGTTCGCGGCGCTGCCCGAATCGGCGTTCACGGCGGTGCTGGACATGCTGGCGGGCCGCTATCCCTCGGACGCGTTCGCCGAGTTGAGACCCCGCGTGGTGTGGGACCGGGTGGCGGGGACGATCACCGGCCGGCCGGGCGCCCAGCGCCTCGCGGTCACCTCCGGCGGCACCATCCCCGACCGGGGACTCTTCGGCGTCTTCCTCGCGGGCTCCGACCCGAAGAAGGGCGGCGGCCGGGTCGGCGAGCTGGACGAGGAGATGGTCTACGAGTCCCGCGTGGGCGACGTGTTCACCCTCGGCACCACCTCGTGGCGGATCGAGGACATCACCCGCGACCGGGTCCTGGTCACCCCGGCGCCCGGGGTGCCGGGCCGGCTGCCGTTCTGGAAGGGCGACCAGTTGGGCCGCCCCCTCGAACTGGGCCGCGCCGTCGGCGCGTTCCTGCGCGAGCTGGGCGGTCTGAGCGCCGAGGACGCCCGGCTGCGCCTCCTGGCGGCGGGCCTGGACGCCTGGGCCTCGGAGAACGTGCTCGCGTACCTCGCCGAGCAGCGCGAGGCCTGCGGACACGTACCGGACGACCGGACCATCGTCGTGGAGCGCTTCCGTGACGAGCTGGGCGACTGGCGGGTGGTGGTCCACTCGCCGTTCGGCGCGCAGGTGCACGCCCCGTGGGCGCTGGCCCTCGGCGCCCGCCTCGCCGAGCGGTACGGGATGGACGCCCAGGTCATGCACGCCGATGACGGCATCGTGCTGCGCCTGCCGGACGCGGACCTGCTCGGCATGGACCTCCTCGACCACGACCCGGCGCAGGTGGCCGCGCGATCCTTCGAGTTCGACGACGGACAGGCCCCGCTGGGCGCCGCCGACGTCACCTTCGACCAGGGCGAGGTCGCCGGGATCGTCACCGACCAGGTCGGCGGCTCGGCCCTGTTCGCCTCCCGCTTCCGCGAGTGCGCCGCCCGCGCGCTGCTGCTGCCGCGCCGCAACCCCGGCAAGCGCACACCGCTGTGGCAGCAGCGCCAGCGTGCCGCGCAACTGCTCCAGGTGGCTTCCGAGTTCGGCTCGTTCCCGATCGTGCTGGAGGCCGTACGGGAGTGCCTCCAGGACGTGTTCGACGTACCGGGGCTCACGGAGCTGATGGGCGACGTCGAGGCCCGCCGGGTGCGCCTGGTCGAGGTCACCACCCCGGAGCCCTCCCCCTTCGCCCGTTCCCTCCTGTTCGGTTACGTCGCCCAGTTCCTCTACGAGGGGGACTCCCCGCTCGCCGAGCGCAGGGCGGCGGCGCTGTCGCTGGACTCCCGGCTGCTCGCCGAGCTGCTCGGCCAGGCGGAGCTGCGCGAACTGCTCGACGCCGAGGTACTGGAGGAGTTGGAGCGGGAGCTCCAGTGGCTCACCGATGACCGGCGCGCCAAGGACGCCGAGTCGGTGGCGGACCTGCTGCGCCTGCTGGGCCCGCTCACGGAGGCGGAGCTCGCCGCGCGGGGCGCGGAGCCGGACTGGGCCGCGTCCCTGGGCGCGGCGCGGCGGGCCATCCGGGTCCGGATCGGCGGGGCGGACCACTGGGCCGCGGTGGAGGACGCGGGCCGGCTGCGGGACGCGCTGGGCACGGCGCTGCCGGTCGGGGTGCCGGAGGCGTTCACCGAGCCGGTGAAGGACCCGCTGGGCGACCTCCTGGCCCGGTACGCCCGTACGCACGGACCGTTCACCACCGCCGCCGTGGCCGCCCGCTTCGGCCTCGGCGCGGCGGTGACGGAGGGCGCGCTGCACCGACTCGCGGCGGCGGGCCGGGTGGTGCAGGGCGAGTTCCATCCGGCGGGCATCGGCCAGGAGTGGTGTGACGCGGCGGTGCTGCGCAGGCTGCGCCGCCGGTCGCTGGCCGCGCTGCGCCAGGAGCTGGAGCCGGTCCCGCCGGCCTCGTTGGCCACCTTCCTGCCGCAGTGGCAGCACCTGGGCGGGGGCCTGCGCGGGATCGACGGCCTGGCCCGCGCGGTGGAGCAGCTCCAGGGCGCCCCGGTGCCGGCGTCGGCGCTGGAGCGGCTGGTGCTGCCGTCGCGCGTGGCGGGCTACGCCCCGGGCCTGCTGGACGAGCTGACCACCAGCGGGGAGGTGGTGTGGGCGGGCGCGGGGGCCCTGCCGGGCAAGGACGGCTGGATCTCCCTCTACCTGGCGGAGGCGGCCCCCCTGCTGCTGCCCGAGCCGCACCCGCTGGAGCTGTCCGAGCTGCACCGGGCGGTCCTCGACGCCCTCTCCGGGGGGTACGGGCTGTTCTTCCGCCAGCTCACCGACGCCGTGCGGGCCCGCCACCCGGAGGCCTCGGACCTGGCCCTGTCCACGGCCCTGTGGGACCTCGCCTGGTCCGGCCGGCTGACGAACGACAGCCTGGCCCCGCTGCGTTCCCTGCTGGGCTCGGGCCGCACGGCCGGCGCGACCGCCCACCGGGCCCGGCGTACGGTGCCGCGCGGCCGGTACGGCACCCTGGGGGCGACGGTGACCCGCAGCGGCCCGCCCACGGTCTCCGGCCGCTGGTCGCTGCTGCCGGCGCCCGCCCCCGATCCGACGCACCGCGCCCACGCCCTGGCCCGTACGCTCCTGGACCGCCACGGCGTGGTCACGCGGGGCGCCGTCGCGGCGGAGGGCGTCGAGGGCGGTTTCAGCGCGGTCTACCGGATCCTGTCGGCGTTCGAGGACAGCGGGCAGGCCCGGCGCGGCTATGTGGTGGAGGGGCTGGGCGCGGCCCAGTTCGCCATGGACGGGGCGGTGGACCGGCTCCGGGCCGCCGAGCGGACCCCTCCCCCGCTGGCGGCGGTGGTCCTGGCGGCGGCCGATCCGGCGAACGCGTACGGGGCGGCCCTGCCCTGGCCGGAGCCTCCCGCCGGGGCCACGCACAAGCCGGGCCGCAAGGCGGGCTCGCTGGTGGTCCTCGTCGACGGGGAGCTGACCCTGTACCTGGAGCGCGGCGGCAAGACCCTGCTGGCGTGGCCGGAGCCGGGCGATCCACGTCTCGCGGCGGCCACGGCGGCGCTGGTGACGGCCTCGCGTACGGGCGCGCTGCCGACGCTGACGGTGGAGCGGATCAACGCGGCGGCGGCCCTGACCTCGCCTTTCGGCTCCGCCCTGGAGACGGCCGGCTTCCACGCCACCCCGAGAGGGCTGCGGCTGCGCGATTGA
- a CDS encoding AraC family transcriptional regulator, with translation MGSAEGNGEWARHWRYAQLPGLDLLRAHYVRHTFPRHAHDGYVIAAVTGGVEEIGLPGGAVRAGPGSVVLINPEVPHSARAGVPEGWAYATLYPSRALITEVAAELGTLRGTPGFTADMVADARAARAIAEVHRAAEAGNALAADTLLRGVVARMLGRHAGPLPARTVRGAGTADAERARAVLEGRMAQPPSLEQLAAELGTSPFALLRAFRARYGMPPHTWLTDARVRRARRLLDAGTAPAEAAVAVGFTDQPHLNRHFTRIVGVPPGAYRRERATEG, from the coding sequence ATGGGGAGCGCCGAGGGGAACGGGGAATGGGCACGGCACTGGCGGTACGCCCAGCTGCCGGGCCTCGACCTGCTGCGCGCCCACTACGTACGCCACACCTTCCCGCGCCACGCCCACGACGGGTACGTCATCGCGGCCGTCACCGGCGGCGTCGAGGAGATCGGGCTGCCCGGCGGAGCCGTGCGGGCCGGCCCCGGCAGCGTCGTCCTGATCAACCCGGAGGTCCCCCACTCGGCCCGCGCCGGCGTGCCCGAGGGCTGGGCCTACGCCACCCTCTACCCCTCCCGCGCCCTGATCACCGAGGTCGCCGCCGAGCTGGGCACGCTGCGCGGCACCCCGGGCTTCACCGCCGACATGGTCGCCGACGCGCGGGCCGCGCGGGCGATCGCCGAGGTGCACCGGGCCGCCGAGGCGGGCAACGCGCTGGCCGCCGACACCCTGCTACGGGGCGTGGTGGCGCGGATGCTCGGCCGGCACGCGGGACCGCTGCCCGCCCGTACGGTCCGGGGCGCGGGCACCGCCGACGCCGAACGGGCGCGGGCGGTGCTGGAGGGGCGGATGGCGCAGCCGCCCTCGCTGGAGCAGCTCGCGGCGGAGCTGGGCACGAGCCCCTTCGCCCTGCTGCGGGCCTTCCGGGCGCGCTACGGGATGCCGCCCCACACCTGGCTCACCGACGCCCGGGTCCGGCGGGCGCGCAGGCTCCTCGACGCGGGCACGGCCCCGGCGGAGGCGGCCGTCGCCGTCGGCTTCACGGACCAGCCGCACCTGAACCGGCACTTCACCCGCATCGTGGGCGTCCCGCCGGGCGCCTACCGCCGGGAACGGGCCACCGAAGGCTGA